In Gemmatimonadaceae bacterium, a genomic segment contains:
- a CDS encoding phage holin family protein: protein MGRPLDGQDSREGRRSIGTLLRELADGSATLVREEVRLAKLEIGHAVAGIGKGTAFVAIGAVCLLLGSLALLAGVVLLIGDQWLPADLYWVAALVVLVITGAMAAWFAKRGMSRLSPSALAPNETATTLKEDKEWLKQRLTSGATSS, encoded by the coding sequence ATGGGCAGGCCGCTCGACGGACAGGATTCACGCGAGGGCCGTCGGAGCATTGGCACTCTCCTCCGCGAGCTCGCGGATGGGAGTGCCACGCTCGTTCGAGAGGAAGTGCGTCTCGCCAAGCTGGAGATCGGGCACGCGGTCGCCGGGATCGGTAAAGGCACGGCGTTCGTCGCGATAGGAGCAGTCTGTCTGCTCCTCGGCTCGCTTGCGTTGCTCGCCGGCGTTGTGCTGTTGATCGGTGACCAGTGGTTGCCGGCCGATCTCTACTGGGTGGCGGCGCTCGTGGTGTTGGTAATCACCGGCGCGATGGCCGCGTGGTTCGCGAAACGTGGCATGTCACGGTTGTCGCCGTCGGCGCTGGCGCCGAATGAAACGGCGACGACGCTCAAGGAGGATAAGGAATGGCTGAAACAACGGCTGACGTCCGGCGCGACATCGAGCTGA